In Gouania willdenowi chromosome 17, fGouWil2.1, whole genome shotgun sequence, one DNA window encodes the following:
- the LOC114479433 gene encoding UPF0489 protein C5orf22 homolog — protein MFQVPVRGPRMAAAPRRRTYQQLPVWVVEDHHDVVSHIYRAMASRHLPLKDVRMVHLDSHPDLLIPVNMRADTVFNKHQLLSELSIENWIMPMVFAGHLVSVAWLHPSWSQQITEGEHHFSVGRDSSTSTIRVSSRENYFLSDALYISEQQLEEPRPLTLSVITVKPVSTTDQSTDQRTETDGGHSSKRLRSDLSESSRSHTDTVQSALGGVMTGEPKLTKDDDDGGGDGGEGEEEEGSTSYVVKRLSGFLSETEPYVLDIDLDFFSCKNPFKELYTQEEFSILKELYGFSPPRLNASEEELEECVSRRTHQLEDLEAAFADLLEDDGDETVTRWTKNPRMAPLAPLVSSLKQRDPSPDYEMVHQAGLTCDTVELPHHVSTLQEIHSLICAVQRFLTTLPPPTLVTMSRSSLDEYCPLEQVDHIQDRVIQVLQNLYGDVDLHKEYEKKNSSAQAS, from the exons ATGTTCCAAGTTCCGGTCCGCGGACCGAGAATGGCCGCCGCACCCCGGAGGAGGACCTACCAGCAGCTGCCTGTTTGGGTGGTGGAGGACCATCATGAC GTGGTGAGCCACATCTACAGAGCCATGGCTTCCAGGCACCTCCCCCTGAAGGACGTGAGGATGGTTCACCTGGACTCCCACCCTGACCTGCTCATCCCCGTCAACATGAGAGCAGACACCGTGTTCAACAAACACCAACTGCTCAG tgaGCTGAGCATAGAGAACTGGATCATGCCTATGGTGTTTGCTGGTCACCTGGTTTCTGTGGCGTGGCTCCATCCTTCCTGGTCCCAGCAGATCACAGAGGGAGAACATCACTTCTCTGTGGGCAGGGactcctccacctccaccatcAG GGTGAGCAGCAGAGAGAACTACTTCCTGAGTGACGCTCTGTACATCAGCGAGCAGCAGCTGGAGGAACCTCGACCTTTGACCCTCAGCGTCATCACAGTAAAGCCAGTTAGCACCACAG ATCAAAGCACAGATCAAAGGACAGAGACAGACGGTGGACACTCCTCTAAACGTCTTCGCTCAGACCTGAGTGAATCCAGCAGGTCACACACTGACACCGTCCAATCAGCATTGGGCGGAGTCATGACGGGAGAGCCCAAACTCAcaaaggatgatgatgatggtggtggtgacgGTGGTGagggtgaggaggaggaagggtcGACCAGCTACGTGGTGAAGAGATTATCTGGTTTTCTCAGTGAAACTGAGCCGTACGTCCTGGACATCGATTTGGATTTTTTCTCCTGTAAAAACCCTTTTAAAGAATTATACACACag GAGGAGTTCTCCATCCTGAAGGAGCTTTACGGGTTCTCACCACCACGGCTGAACGCCAGTGAG gaggagCTGGAGGAGTGTGTGAGTCGTCGCACACATCAGCTGGAGGACCTGGAGGCAGCGTTTGCCGACCTGTTGGAGGACGACGGAGACGAGACGGTGACGCGTTGGACGAAGAACCCACG CATGGCTCCATTAGCTCCACTGGTTTCCAGTCTAAAGCAGAGAGATCCCAGTCCAGACTATGAGATG GTCCACCAGGCTGGTCTGACCTGTGACACGGTGGAACTACCACACCACGTCAGCACACTGCAGGAGATCCACTCACTGATCTGTGCTGTTCAACGCTTCCTCACTACTCTGCCCCCGCCCACACTGGTCACCATGTCCAG gtccaGTCTAGACGAGTACTGTCCACTGGAGCAGGTGGACCACATCCAGGACAGAGTGATCCAGGTTCTACAAAACCTGTACGGAGACGTGGATTTACACAAAGAGTACGAGAAGAAGAACAGCAGCGCACAGGCCtcgtag